The proteins below are encoded in one region of Kazachstania africana CBS 2517 chromosome 6, complete genome:
- the PTC1 gene encoding type 2C protein phosphatase PTC1 (similar to Saccharomyces cerevisiae PTC1 (YDL006W); ancestral locus Anc_3.215), translating to MEQNKNDLSGQEINETSPCEVTYKVGVAENKNSKFRTTMEDVHTYVKNFASRLDWGYFAIFDGHAGFQASKWCGSNLHTIVEKKLLEDETKDVREVLNESFVIADEHINNKLQGNSGCTAAVCVLRWELPDTLANDVVELSQYRRKLYTANVGDSRIILYRDGHSVRLTYDHKASDLLEMQRVEQAGGLIMKSRVNGMLAVTRSLGDKFFDSLVVGNPFTTSIEITKEDAFLIIACDGLWDVIDDQEACNLIKDVTDPDQAAKILVRYALEHGTTDNVTVMVVLL from the coding sequence ATGGAACAAAATAAGAACGATCTCAGTGGACAAGAGATAAATGAAACTTCTCCCTGCGAAGTTACGTATAAGGTTGGTGTTGccgaaaataaaaattcaaagtttcGTACTACTATGGAGGATGTTCATACATAcgtcaaaaattttgcatcAAGGTTAGACTGGGGATATTTTGCAATATTTGATGGACATGCTGGTTTCCAGGCATCCAAATGGTGTGGTTCAAATCTACATACCATTgttgagaaaaaattattggaagatGAAACTAAAGATGTCAGAGAAGTACTCAATGAATCGTTTGTAATTGCCGATGAGCATATCAACAATAAATTACAAGGTAATAGTGGTTGTACTGCGGCTGTCTGTGTCTTACGGTGGGAATTACCAGACACCTTGGCAAATGATGTTGTTGAACTTAGTCAGTATCGAAGGAAGTTATATACAGCGAACGTGGGCGATTCAAGGATAATCCTGTACAGAGATGGACATAGTGTGAGATTAACCTATGATCATAAGGCGTCCGACTTATTGGAGATGCAAAGAGTGGAGCAAGCGGGTGGTCTCATAATGAAAAGTAGGGTTAATGGTATGTTAGCCGTAACAAGATCACTAGGtgacaaattttttgatagtttAGTGGTAGGAAATCCGTTCACAACAAGTATAGAAATAACAAAGGAGGATGCATTTTTGATCATAGCTTGCGATGGACTTTGGGATGTGATCGATGATCAGGAAGCATGCAACCTAATTAAAGACGTAACCGATCCCGATCAGGCAGCTAAGATTCTAGTCAGATACGCTTTAGAACATGGAACGACAGATAATGTCACGGTAATGGTTGTTCTACTTTGa
- the GAL10 gene encoding bifunctional UDP-glucose 4-epimerase/aldose 1-epimerase (similar to Saccharomyces cerevisiae GAL10 (YBR019C); ancestral locus Anc_3.218), which produces MTLNEFGSSNGKTVLVTGGAGYIGSHTVVELIENGYDCVIVDNLSNSSYESVARLEVLTKHHIPFYHADLCDHEKLETVFKENKIDSVIHFAGLKAVGESTQIPLKYYHNNILGTLVLLELMQKYDVEKFVFSSSATVYGDATRFPDMIPIPEECPLGPTNPYGNTKYTIEKILNDLYNSQTDLWKFAILRYFNPIGAHPSGLIGEDPLGIPNNLLPYMAQVAVGRREKLNIFGNDYETRDGTPIRDYIHVVDLAKGHIAALKYLDNHENKNKTGICREWNLGSGKGSTVFEVYRAFCDACGEDIPYEVTGRRAGDVLNLTAKPDRAKEELQWQTELDVEVACRDLWKWTTDNPFGYQLNGIESTFASPENKYNARFVTIGAGSKFQATLANLGATIVDMKVDGQSVVIGYKDEAGYNCGPSSCYIGATIGRYANRIAHGKFQMNGEKYNLTINNGVNTNHGGLGSFHIKRFLGPLVKNPSKGVYTAEYMLIDKDQDTEFPGDLEVDVLYTLNVEEKSLKIEYHATVDGKATPLNMTNHTYFNLNKVNNPYITGTELQVINDRSIDVDENTIPTGKIITREIKTFKDEQATILGPQEPKYDHCYVVDEHKVPAGPDTIKDGTLTVVARAYHPESKIGLEVSTTEPSYQVYTADWLEAGYLPRQGFAVEPGRYVDAVNDERYKRCVTLNPGETFGSEIVFRFY; this is translated from the coding sequence atgactttaaatgaatttggtTCTTCAAACGGTAAAACAGTTTTAGTTACCGGTGGTGCCGGTTACATTGGTTCACATACGGTTGTAGAACTTATTGAGAATGGATACGACTGTGTAATCGTCGACAATTTATCGAATTCTTCATATGAATCTGTTGCAAGATTAGAAGTTTTAACTAAACATCACATTCCGTTCTACCATGCTGATTTATGTGACCATGAAAAGTTAGAGACAGTATTCAAGGAAAATAAGATTGACTCAGTTATTCATTTCGCTGGTTTAAAAGCTGTTGGTGAATCCACTCAAATCCcattaaaatattaccACAACAATATCTTGGGTACTTTAGTCCTTTTGGAATTGATGCAGAAGTATGATGTCGAAAAATTCGTTTTCTCCTCCTCTGCTACTGTATACGGTGATGCTACAAGATTCCCTGATATGATTCCAATCCCAGAAGAATGTCCATTAGGTCCAACAAACCCTTACGGTAACACCAAATACactattgaaaagattctAAATGATTTATACAACAGTCAAACCGATCTTTGGAAGTTTGCCATTTTACGTTACTTCAACCCAATAGGTGCACATCCATCTGGTTTAATTGGTGAAGATCCATTAGGTATTCCAAACAACTTATTACCTTACATGGCGCAAGTGGCTGTTGGTAGACGcgaaaaattaaatatctTCGGTAACGATTACGAAACTAGAGATGGTACTCCAATCAGAGATTACATCCACGTCGTCGATTTGGCCAAGGGTCACATTGCAGCTTTGAAGTACTTAGACAAtcatgaaaataagaataaGACTGGTATCTGCCGTGAATGGAACTTGGGTTCTGGTAAAGGTTCTACCGTTTTTGAAGTTTACCGTGCTTTCTGTGATGCCTGTGGTGAAGATATCCCATACGAAGTTACTGGTAGAAGAGCTGGTGATGTCTTAAACTTAACCGCTAAGCCAGACAGAGCTAAGGAAGAACTACAGTGGCAAACGGAGTTGGATGTTGAAGTCGCTTGCCGTGACTTATGGAAATGGACCACTGATAATCCATTCGGTTATCAGTTGAATGGTATTGAATCTACCTTTGCAAGTCCAGAAAACAAATACAATGCTAGATTTGTTACGATCGGTGCTGGTTCCAAGTTTCAAGCAACTTTAGCGAACTTAGGTGCTACTATAGTAGACATGAAGGTTGATGGACAATCTGTTGTTATAGGTTATAAAGATGAAGCTGGCTACAATTGCGGTCCAAGCTCATGTTATATTGGTGCTACTATTGGTAGATATGCTAATCGTATCGCACATGGTAAATTCCAAATGAACGGTGAAAAGTATAACTTAACTATTAATAATGGTGTTAACACAAACCATGGTGGTCTTGGCTCTTTCCATATCAAGAGATTCTTAGGTCCTTTAGTCAAGAATCCATCTAAGGGTGTATACACAGCTGAATATATGCTCATTGATAAGGATCAAGACACTGAATTCCCAGGTGATTTAGAAGTTGATGTTTTATATACCTTAAATGTCGAAGAGAAGTCTTTAAAGATTGAATACCATGCTACAGTAGACGGTAAGGCAACCCCACTCAACATGACTAACCACACATACTTCAACTTGAATAAGGTCAATAATCCATACATCACTGGAACAGAATTACAAGTTATTAATGACAGATCCATTGATGTGGATGAAAACACAATTCCAACAGGTAAGATCATCACAAGAGAAATAAAAACATTCAAAGATGAACAAGCTACAATATTAGGTCCTCAAGAACCCAAGTATGACCATTGCTATGTTGTCGATGAACACAAGGTTCCGGCTGGCCCAGATACCATTAAAGACGGTACCTTGACTGTTGTTGCAAGAGCATACCATCCTGAATCTAAAATTGGTTTAGAAGTCTCCACAACCGAACCTTCTTATCAAGTTTACACTGCAGACTGGTTAGAGGCTGGCTACTTGCCAAGACAAGGTTTCGCCGTTGAACCAGGTAGATATGTTGATGCTGTTAACGACGAAAGATACAAGAGATGTGTTACCTTGAATCCTGGTGAAACCTTCGGCTCTGAGATTGTCTTTAGATTTTactaa
- the RPT2 gene encoding proteasome regulatory particle base subunit RPT2 (similar to Saccharomyces cerevisiae RPT2 (YDL007W); ancestral locus Anc_3.216), which translates to MGQGVSSGQDKKKKKDNQKPKYEPPVQAKFGRKKRKGGPATAEKLPNISPTTRCKLKLLRMERIKDHLLLEEEFVSNSEILKPFEKKQEDEKKQLQEIRGNPLSIGTLEEIIDDDHAIVTSPTMPDYYVSILSFVDKELLEPGCSVLLHHKTMSIVGVLQDDADPMVSVMKIDKSPTESYSDIGGLESQIQEIKESVELPLTHPELYEEMGIKPPKGVILYGAPGTGKTLLAKAVANQTSATFLRIVGSELIQKYLGDGPRLCRQIFKVAAENAPSIVFIDEIDAIGTKRYDSNSGGEREIQRTMLELLNQLDGFDDRGDVKVIMATNKIETLDPALIRPGRIDRKILFENPDLSTKRKILGIHTSKMNLSSDVDLEKLVTSKDDLSGADIQAMCTEAGLLALRERRMQVTSEDFEQAKERVLKNKVEENLEGLYL; encoded by the coding sequence ATGGGTCAAGGAGTCTCTTCAGGACAagataaaaagaagaagaaagataatCAAAAGCCAAAATATGAACCTCCGGTTCAAGCAAAATTTGGACGtaagaagagaaaaggTGGTCCTGCCACAGCTGAAAAGTTACCAAATATTTCTCCCACCACGCGTTGTAAATTAAAGCTATTGAGAATGGAAAGAATTAAAGATCATTTGCTGTTAGAAGAAGAGTTTGTATCGAACTCTGAGATCTTAAAaccttttgaaaagaagcaagaagatgaaaagaaacaattaCAAGAAATAAGAGGAAACCCACTAAGTATTGGTACCTTGGAAGAAATCATTGATGATGATCACGCCATCGTGACGAGTCCAACCATGCCAGATTATTATGTTTCgattttatcatttgtCGACAAAGAACTGTTGGAGCCTGGCTGTTCCGTTTTACTTCATCACAAGACTATGTCAATTGTTGGCGTACTTCAAGATGATGCCGATCCAATGGTTTCTGTAATGAAAATCGATAAATCACCTACCGAGTCGTATAGTGACATCGGTGGTTTAGAATCgcaaattcaagaaataaagGAATCAGTTGAATTACCATTGACGCATCCAGAATTGTACGAAGAAATGGGTATCAAGCCACCTAAGGGTGTTATTCTTTATGGTGCACCAGGTACGGGTAAAACCTTGTTGGCCAAGGCCGTTGCAAATCAGACATCAGCCACTTTCTTAAGAATTGTGGGTTCAGaattgattcaaaagtATCTTGGTGATGGTCCAAGGCTCTGTAGGCAGATATTCAAAGTTGCTGCAGAAAATGCACCAAGTATTGTTTTTatagatgaaattgatgcaATTGGTACTAAGAGATACGATTCAAATAGTGGTGGTGAGAgagaaattcaaagaacTATGTTAGAATTACTGAATCAACTAGATGGTTTCGATGATAGGGGTGATGTTAAAGTTATTATGGCcacaaataaaattgaaactttAGATCCTGCATTGATTAGACCTGGTAGAATTGACCGTAAGATACTTTTCGAAAATCCAGATTTATctacaaagagaaaaattctCGGAATTCATACCTCTAAAATGAATCTAAGCTCAGATGTAGACTTGGAAAAACTAGTGACCAGTAAAGATGACTTATCTGGTGCCGATATTCAAGCAATGTGTACAGAGGCAGGTTTACTTGCGCtaagagaaagaagaatgcAAGTAACGTCTGAGGATTTTGAACAAGCAAAGGAAAGAGTATTAAAGAACAAGGTTGAAGAGAACTTAGAAGGTCTATACTTATAA
- the ECM15 gene encoding Ecm15p (similar to Saccharomyces cerevisiae ECM15 (YBL001C); ancestral locus Anc_3.206) translates to MAKVPCLADVCMVPIGTNSASVSDFVTLIERKIRESPLKSTLHSAGTTIEGPWDEVMSLIGEIHEYAHANGYVRIQSDIRIGTRTDKVQTAQDKIDVVLKKLNQ, encoded by the coding sequence ATGGCAAAAGTTCCTTGTTTAGCAGATGTTTGTATGGTTCCAATTGGTACGAACTCAGCAAGTGTTTCCGATTTTGTTACtttaattgaaagaaaaatacgTGAAAGCCCATTAAAGAGCACATTACACAGTGCTGGTACCACAATTGAAGGTCCCTGGGATGAAGTAATGTCTCTTATTGGAGAAATCCATGAATATGCACATGCAAATGGATACGTAAGAATTCAATCTGATATCAGAATCGGTACAAGAACTGATAAAGTGCAAACTGCacaagataaaattgatgtaGTACTTAAGAAACTAAATCAATAG
- the KAFR0F02480 gene encoding uncharacterized protein (similar to Saccharomyces cerevisiae HTB2 (YBL002W); ancestral locus Anc_3.207) encodes MSSAAEKKPASKAPAEKKPAAKKTASGVEAKKRTKARKETYSSYIYKVLKQTHPDTGISQKSMSILNSFVNDIFERIATEASKLAAYNKKSTISAREIQTAVRLILPGELAKHAVSEGTRAVTKYSSSTQA; translated from the coding sequence ATGTCTAGTGCCGCTGAAAAGAAACCTGCTTCCAAAGCCCCAGCTGAAAAGAAACCAGCTGCCAAGAAGACCGCTTCTGGCGTCGAAGCTAAGAAGAGAACTAAGGCTAGAAAGGAAACTTACTCTTCATACATCTACAAAGTTTTAAAGCAAACTCATCCAGATACCGGTATCTCACAAAAATCTATGTCTATCTTAAACTCTTTCGTTAACGATATCTTTGAGAGAATCGCTACTGAAGCTTCTAAGTTAGCTGCTTACAACAAGAAATCTACCATCTCTGCTAGAGAAATCCAAACTGCTGTTAGATTAATCTTACCAGGTGAATTAGCTAAGCACGCCGTCTCTGAAGGTACTAGAGCTGTCACCAAGTACTCTTCTTCCACTCAAGCTTAG
- the MED2 gene encoding Med2p (similar to Saccharomyces cerevisiae MED2 (YDL005C); ancestral locus Anc_3.214), whose amino-acid sequence MVAKSATTASTNSIHNGTLFEDSESVTLKYERNRLTSCLDDILKLSSEMIVQEQLKTIQLSNSIVSGFNINQQRQLKDKIHTFHSILDDIDITLANTSNYIVQLTEIGTERQIQIKQEEEVLRRKKQLQQEEELRRKKQLEEEELKKKKQLEADDELKRKKIQEQEDELNLMGDVKLDFDDNLQTQTDKNNDLLSSFNEPSSLLKVPSDIPDLLMTQPNQPTNQQQQPSSNITNDNSTTLQQPDQLQQQKEQQQQKEQQQQQQPLQMFSDLDNLDIDMFTDLDNSNFGTNTFDNNNTTKDTTGNNMDTNISNSLGLSANNDNNNPSDLTNGLDSLQDNGEDYLTLNDINDLNIDWSNTGQGDSNDLDLNNFSI is encoded by the coding sequence ATGGTAGCTAAGAGTGCCACTACAGCCTCTACTAATAGTATTCACAACGGTACTCTGTTCGAAGACTCAGAATCTGTGACTTTAAAGTATGAAAGGAACAGGTTAACTTCATGTTTAGAtgatatcttgaaattaagTTCAGAAATGATAGTCCAAGAACAACTGAAGACGATACAACTCAGTAACTCAATAGTAAGTGGCTTCAATATAAACCAACAACGTCAATTAAAAGATAAGATTCATACATTCCATAGTATATTGGACGATATTGATATAACTTTGGCTAATACTTCGAATTACATTGTTCAGCTGACTGAAATTGGAACAGAAAGACAGATACAAATAAAacaggaagaagaagtctTGAGAAGGAAGAAACAGTTgcaacaagaagaagaattaagaagaaagaaacaactagaagaagaagaattaaagaaaaagaaacagtTAGAAGCAGATGATGAgttgaaaaggaagaaaattcaagaacaagaagatgaattaaacCTCATGGGTGATGTTAaacttgattttgatgataattTACAAACTCAAActgataaaaataatgactTATTATCCTCATTTAATGAACCATCCAGCTTATTAAAAGTCCCAAGTGACATTCCGGATTTATTAATGACTCAACCTAACCAGCCTACAAACCAACAGCAACAACCAAGTAGCAATATTACTAATGACAATTCTACCACATTGCAACAACCGGATCAATTGCAGCAACAAAAAgaacaacagcaacaaaaagaacaacagcaacaacaacaaccaTTACAAATGTTTTCTGACTTGGATAACCTGGATATTGATATGTTTACTGATCTAGATAACTCAAATTTCGGTACGAACACTTTTGATAACAACAATACTACAAAGGATACTACAGGAAATAATATGGATACAAATATCTCAAATTCTCTTGGTTTGAGTgcaaataatgataataacaATCCAAGTGATCTAACGAATGGATTAGATTCTTTACAAGATAATGGCGAAGACTACTTGactttgaatgatattaaCGACTTGAATATAGACTGGTCAAATACGGGACAAGGCGATTCAAATGATCTggatttaaataatttcagTATATAG
- the GAL1 gene encoding galactokinase (similar to Saccharomyces cerevisiae GAL1 (YBR020W) and GAL3 (YDR009W); ancestral locus Anc_3.219) produces MTVEHNSSTLVPEFNSQSKDLPRQLADKCPAIIKKFEQAYDAKPDFVSRSPGRVNLIGEHIDYADFSVLPLAIDIDMLCAVKVLEDRNPSITLTNADERFAQRKFDLPLDGSYVEIDPSISDWSNYFKCGLYVAQEFLKDIAPEKFEKAPLAGLQVFCEGNVPTGSGLSSSAAFICAVALAVVKANMGSSYKMTKKDLTRITVPAEHLVGVNNGGMDQSASVCGEENNALYVEFKPELKATPFKFPTLKNSDVGFVIANTLVVSNKVETGPTNYNLRVVEVTAAANILGAKYGVRVEHEGSSSLNKGNLRDFMDAYYAKYHNAKKWDGDVATGIERLTKMLELVEETFAAKKDGYSVDEAAKDLKCSREEFTKDYLTTFPVRFQVLKLYQRAKHVYAESLRVLKALTVMTSSKFESDADFFQQFGSLMNQSQESCNKLYECSCPEIDQICTIALENGSYGSRLTGAGWGGCTVHLVPSANVEKVKKALIDQYYKVKFPEISEEKLNEALIVSKPVLGSCLYQL; encoded by the coding sequence ATGACTGTCGAACACAACTCAAGCACACTCGTCCCAGAGTTCAACTCACAATCCAAAGATCTACCAAGGCAATTAGCTGATAAGTGTCCAGCtatcatcaaaaaattcgaaCAAGCTTACGATGCTAAGCCAGACTTTGTCTCAAGATCCCCAGGTAGAGTCAACTTAATTGGTGAACATATCGACTATGCTGATTTCTCAGTCTTACCATTAGCCATCGATATTGACATGTTATGTGCCGTCAAAGTTTTGGAAGACAGAAATCCATCCATTACTTTAACTAATGCCGATGAACGTTTTgctcaaagaaaattcgATTTACCATTAGACGGTTCTTATGTTGAAATCGACCCATCTATCTCTGACTGGTCCAACTATTTCAAGTGTGGTTTATACGTTGCTCAAGAATTCCTAAAGGACATTGCTCCAGAAAAGTTCGAAAAGGCTCCATTAGCTGGTCTACAAGTCTTCTGTGAAGGTAACGTCCCAACTGGTAGTGGTTTATCCTCATCCGCTGCTTTCATTTGTGCCGTTGCCCTAGCTGTCGTCAAGGCTAACATGGGTTCATCTTACAAGATGACCAAGAAAGATTTGACCCGTATTACTGTTCCAGCTGAACATTTAGTCGGTGTCAACAACGGTGGTATGGATCAATCCGCTTCCGTTTGtggtgaagaaaataacgCCTTATACGTTGAATTCAAGCCAGAACTAAAGGCTACTCCATTCAAGTTCCCAACTTTGAAGAACAGCGATGTTGGTTTCGTTATTGCCAACACTTTAGTCGTTTCCAACAAGGTTGAAACTGGCCCAACCAACTATAACTTAAGAGTTGTTGAAGTTACTGCTGCTGCCAACATCTTAGGTGCTAAATATGGTGTTCGTGTTGAACATGAAGGTTCTTCAAGTTTGAACAAGGGTAACTTAAGAGACTTCATGGATGCTTACTACGCCAAGTACCATAACGCCAAGAAATGGGATGGTGATGTTGCTACTGGTATTGAACGTTTAACAAAGATGTTAGAATTAGTCGAAGAAACTTTTGCTGCCAAGAAGGATGGTTACAGCGTCGACGAGGCTGCTAAGGACTTGAAATGTTCTCGTGAAGAATTTACCAAGGACTACTTAACTACTTTCCCAGTTAGATTCCAAGTTTTAAAGTTATACCAAAGAGCAAAGCATGTCTACGCTGAATCATTGAGAGTCTTGAAGGCTTTAACTGTTATGACCAGTTCTAAGTTTGAAAGTGACGCAGATTTCTTCCAACAATTCGGTTCCTTGATGAACCAATCCCAAGAGTCATGCAACAAATTATACGAATGTTCTTGTCCAGAAATCGATCAAATCTGTACTATTGCTCTAGAAAATGGTTCTTACGGTTCCCGTTTGACCGGTGCTGGTTGGGGTGGTTGTACCGTCCATTTAGTCCCAAGTGCTAATGTCGAAAAGGTAAAGAAAGCTTTGATTGACCAATACTATAAGGTTAAGTTCCCAGAAATctctgaagaaaaattaaacgAAGCTCTTATCGTCTCTAAGCCGGTCTTAGGTAGTTGCTTATACCAATTATGA